A genomic region of Tigriopus californicus strain San Diego chromosome 1, Tcal_SD_v2.1, whole genome shotgun sequence contains the following coding sequences:
- the LOC131887247 gene encoding diaminopimelate epimerase-like, translating into MSEHSMELPENYIPFDKYQGLGNDFIILDLADEAILRPEIFQLLANRRLGVGCDQIMVIMPANASQHNCDARIRIFNTDGSEAEACGNGTRCVIQVLAKKLRRSHIILDTKAGVLSGTMHSIGDVEVEQGRPRFKDEALDLCAYGLPGIVGHPVDIGNPHLVIFFSDDTIPDFERLGAVLEHHPKFENRTNVEFCCIDHNREQIRVWMWERGAGRTLACGSGACATAFVALKLELLGVDKSFVTIQMEGGNLKVSLDSSGVIRHRGDANFVFKGVFLTPK; encoded by the coding sequence ATGTCGGAGCATTCCATGGAGCTCCCTGAAAACTACATTCCGTTCGACAAATACCAGGGTTTGGGCAACGATTTCATCATCTTGGATCTCGCAGATGAGGCCATCCTCCGACCAGAAATCTTCCAGTTACTAGCAAATCGTAGGTTGGGCGTCGGTTGTGACCAAATCATGGTGATCATGCCTGCCAATGCCTCCCAACACAATTGTGATGCTCGAATCCGGATCTTTAACACTGACGGAAGTGAAGCCGAAGCATGCGGCAATGGAACGCGATGTGTGATCCAAGTCTTAGCGAAAAAGCTGAGAAGGTCCCATATCATTTTGGATACCAAAGCTGGAGTTCTCAGTGGTACAATGCACAGTATCGGTGATGTAGAAGTGGAACAGGGTCGGCCAAGGTTTAAGGATGAAGCCTTAGATCTGTGTGCCTATGGATTACCCGGGATCGTTGGCCATCCTGTGGACATTGGCAATCCGCATTTGGTGATATTTTTCTCCGATGACACGATCCCTGACTTTGAACGACTCGGTGCTGTTTTGGAACATCATCCAAAGTTTGAGAACCGCACCAATGTGGAGTTCTGTTGTATTGATCACAATCGTGAGCAGATCAGGGTGTGGATGTGGGAAAGAGGGGCCGGACGAACATTGGCTTGTGGATCTGGTGCCTGTGCCACGGCCTTTGTTGCTCTGAAATTGGAGCTCTTGGGCGTAGACAAGTCGTTTGTTACGATACAGATGGAGGGTGGGAATTTGAAAGTCTCTTTAGATTCTTCGGGTGTTATACGACATCGCGGTGATGCAAACTTTGTTTTTAAGGGAGTTTTCCTCACGCCTAAGTGA
- the LOC131877327 gene encoding atos homolog protein A-like isoform X3 → MQPGVNSRNRALASLIAQRDATDSNERNDSGLEPPDVFCGIGSLIVEGRVPHRTNERGFKEGPHVPPLGGGLRQSYPHLCSGEEYMCKKDENFRKHMLLLWQNNVPVCIELLLCSNCRIGRQKATSIEYSTIPEPGSILLEQWIVSVQFVKSNESYITSRGLFQAVRSYLHFSQLSAWLSSSRGEFPKNVLCRITIPGEAFASKFSVPAEEHIFPPAAAGRGSSVQVRVRSLPRTGEIPRVICPHALTSGSGSSDESPTTQEEAKLPMAGSLAWKDINNSESDLRRAIAKSKLAECSVIPGAGFLPRSDSMDSMLGESLLDPPQSFQKFPPRKYQSPSRCGSPSLETPEHLLFGNKRDARRRPSFQNDLPDPHSYHPQGQPERCARQDHLRRRDMNLYLSLHPRVLHPGTTGDSPRLSLLPRGVDPRAKGPTLPAPESEPFRAFSNLLPRASNPVVNDRMPIRCNIQGKHVCSAEDDDHDGSGINLAQCSNAVWTHEYVLSKDHLQLDREIEPENPTPSALTKSPFGSRKSSLKDEDSEQLAKILKKRSSLHDIFDDGTGSRLPYIQPSPVTTVYRAETDLAQKPIPIVPQSDKPPEARELNKSEILLGAILRTSERNRLESSPKMVRPRSRASPERVAKTMVHKAEVHEPPRRKNEGINLPQPTLQQLGTRLKATLNLNMNGSKTGPRTRSYSDNIYAIEPDESSNQHLEPLDLSFDHDISPYSNSMANSPPDDDLDFELAEQENVENVESNVSNGGVPSSNEMNYFRKSLDSAASMVFHGRTGLPLTSSPAPLRKGMGKFEYDSTINSPHDIQRAFYSSEKVQIKSLNSSQNGCPTARSGRRNNSQVTRKHPLSVSAPATVTSSNLLGNFEESVLNGRLEPVSTVAGFTAEIGASGSFHPKHKTLPVTVFFYTLCDSNSVSSPYLGHINLGKKGYRVPEKGTIQVTLFNPLGTVVKMFVVMYDLSDMPPNSQTFLRQRTLYMPSDCSAKDYESDSQKWLRYLVHLRFSSSKSGKIYLHTDIRMIIFRKSDLDTASDHAPGKGFELRSFTRGPQNPKFSFRK, encoded by the exons ATGCAGCCCGGCGTGAACTCCAGGAATCGGGCCTTGGCCTCGTTGATCGCCCAGAGGGATGCCACTGACTCGAATGAGCGAAACGACTCAGGCTTGGAGCCTCCGGATGTGTTCTGTGGGATCGGGAGTCTCATTGTTGAAGGTCGCGTTCCACATCGGACCAATGAGCGGGGATTCAAAGAGGGACCCCATGTTCCACCTCTCGGGGGAGGGCTTCGCCAGTCATATCCCCATTTATGCTCAGGCGAGGAATACATG TGCAAGAAAGATGAGAACTTCCGCAAGCACATGCTCCTCTTATGGCAGAACAACGTTCCCGTCTGTATTGAGTTGCTTTTGTGCTCGAATTGTCGGATTGGAAGGCAAAAGGCGACATCAATCGAATACTCGACCATCCCGGAACCCGGTTCCATCCTCTTGGAGCAATGGATCGTGTCGGTGCAATTTGTCAA GTCGAACGAAAGCTATATAACGAGTCGGGGCCTTTTTCAAGCCGTGCGTTCTTATCTTCACTTCTCGCAATTGTCGGCTTGGCTCAGTTCAAGTCGAGGAGAGTTCCCGAAAAATGTCCTGTGTCGAATCACGATTCCGGGCGAAGCCTTTGCAAGCAAATTCTCGGTACCCGCTGAGGAGCACATTTTCCCACCCGCTGCGGCTGGACGTGGGTCTTCCGTCCAAGTGAGAGTCAGGTCCTTGCCCAGGACTGGAGAGATCCCGAGGGTCATTTGTCCTCATGCCTTGACCTCTGGTAGTGGATCATCGGATGAGTCTCCGACTACGCAAGAGGAGGCCAAGCTGCCCATGGCTGGGTCGTTGGCCTGGAAGGATATCAACAATTCGGAGAGTGATCTCAGGCGAGCCatagccaagtccaagcttgcAGAATGTTCGGTTATCCCGGGGGCAGGATTTTTGCCTCGCTCGGATTCCATGGACTCCATGTTGGGTGAAAGCTTGCTGGATCCGCCGCAGTCATTTCAGAAATTTCCTCCTAGGAAATATCAGTCTCCTTCCCGATGCGGCTCGCCAAGTCTGGAGACTCCGGAGCACCTCTTGTTTGGGAACAAACGCGATGCTCGGAGACGGCCTAGCTTTCAAAATGACTTGCCCGATCCTCATAGTTATCATCCTCAAGGTCAGCCCGAGCGCTGTGCCCGGCAAGATCATCTTCGACGCCGGGATATGAACCTGTACCTTAGTCTTCACCCACGTGTGCTTCATCCCGGGACCACGGGCGATAGTCCTCGATTGTCATTGCTGCCGCGAGGAGTGGATCCAAGGGCCAAAGGACCGACACTGCCCGCACCGGAAAGTGAGCCTTTCAGGGCATTCTCCAATCTCTTACCGAGGGCCTCGAATCCGGTGGTAAATGATCGGATGCCCATTCGTTGCAATATCCAAGGGAAACACGTTTGCTCAGCCGAGGATGACGATCATGATGGTTCGGGAATCAATTTGGCCCAATGCTCAAATGCGGTATGGACCCATGAGTATGTACTAAGCAAGGATCATCTACAACTTGACAGGGAGATCGAACCAGAGAATCCTACTCCAAG TGCTTTGACCAAATCGCCGTTCGGGAGTCGAAAATCGTCCTTGAAAGACGAAGATTCCGAGCAGCTGGCcaagatcttgaagaagaggTCCTCGTTGCACGACATCTTTGACGACGGAACAGGGTCTCGTCTACCTTACATTCAACCTAGTCCGGTGACCACCGTGTACAGAGCTGAAACGGACCTCGCTCAGAAGCCGATTCCAATCGTCCCTCAGAGCGACAAACCTCCAGAGGCTCGGGAGTTGAACAAGTCCGAGATCCTCCTTGGTGCTATTCTTCGGACAAGTGAGCGGAACCGCTTGGAATCCTCTCCGAAGATGGTTCGACCCAGGTCCAGGGCCAGTCCTGAACGTGTTGCCAAGACCATGGTTCACAAGGCCGAGGTTCACGAGCCTCCTCGACGTAAGAATGAAGGGATTAACTTGCCTCAACCCACGTTGCAGCAATTGGGAACAAGATTGAAGGCCACTCTGAACCTCAATATGAATGGGTCCAAAACGGGACCAAGGACGAGGAGCTACTCGGACAACATCTACGCCATAGAGCCTGATGAGAGTTCCAATCAGCATTTGGAACCATTGGATCTCTCCTTTGACCACGATATCTCGCCATATTCGAACTCAATGGCCAATAGTCCACCGGACGACGATCTGGATTTTGAACTGGCTGAACAGGAGAACGTCGAAAACGTGGAAAGTAATGTCAGCAACGGAGGCGTGCCCAGCTCCAATGAGATGAATTACTTCCGAAAATCGCTGGATTCGGCAGCGTCCATGGTATTTCACGGCCGAACGGGCCTCCCTCTGACCTCATCCCCAGCACCGCTGCGAAAAGGCATGGGCAAATTCGAGTACGACTCCACCATCAACTCTCCTCACGACATCCAAAGGGCATTCTACTCCTCCGAGAAAGTACAAATCAAATCCTTGAACTCCTCGCAAAATGGCTGTCCCACTGCCAGAAGCGGACGTCGGAACAACTCTCAGGTCACTCGGAAGCATCCTTTGTCAGTCTCAGCTCCAGCCACTGTCACCTCATCCAACCtcttgggcaattttgaaGAGTCCGTTCTCAACGGACGTCTCGAGCCCGTATCCACCGTTGCTGGGTTCACGGCCGAGATCGGCGCTTCCGGAAGTTTCCACCCTAAACACAAAACCCTTCCCGTGACGGTATTCTTCTACACGCTGTGCGATAGCAATTCCGTCTCGTCTCCTTATTTAG GTCATATCAATCTGGGCAAGAAGGGCTACCGCGTTCCAGAGAAAGGCACCATCCAGGTGACCCTGTTTAATCCTCTTGGAACGGTGGTGAAGATGTTCGTTGTAATGTACGATCTGTCGGATATGCCTCCAAACTCGCAGACGTTTCTACGACAGCGCACCTTGTACATGCCTTCGGATTGCTCGGCCAAGGATTACGAGTCGGATTCGCAAAAGTGGTTACGCTATCTCGTTCATCTACG GTTCTCGAGTTCAAAGTCCGGCAAGATTTACCTTCACACGGATATTCGTATGATCATCTTCCGGAAGTCCGACTTGGACACCGCCTCAGATCACGCCCCTGGGAAAGGGTTCGAGTTGAGGTCCTTCACCCGCGGACCTCAAAACCCCAAGTTTTCATTTCGCAAATGA
- the LOC131877327 gene encoding atos homolog protein A-like isoform X2, translating into MPICHFRLSPISILHHRCALRASKMQPGVNSRNRALASLIAQRDATDSNERNDSGLEPPDVFCGIGSLIVEGRVPHRTNERGFKEGPHVPPLGGGLRQSYPHLCSGEEYMCKKDENFRKHMLLLWQNNVPVCIELLLCSNCRIGRQKATSIEYSTIPEPGSILLEQWIVSVQFVKSNESYITSRGLFQAVRSYLHFSQLSAWLSSSRGEFPKNVLCRITIPGEAFASKFSVPAEEHIFPPAAAGRGSSVQVRVRSLPRTGEIPRVICPHALTSGSGSSDESPTTQEEAKLPMAGSLAWKDINNSESDLRRAIAKSKLAECSVIPGAGFLPRSDSMDSMLGESLLDPPQSFQKFPPRKYQSPSRCGSPSLETPEHLLFGNKRDARRRPSFQNDLPDPHSYHPQGQPERCARQDHLRRRDMNLYLSLHPRVLHPGTTGDSPRLSLLPRGVDPRAKGPTLPAPESEPFRAFSNLLPRASNPVVNDRMPIRCNIQGKHVCSAEDDDHDGSGINLAQCSNAVWTHEYVLSKDHLQLDREIEPENPTPSALTKSPFGSRKSSLKDEDSEQLAKILKKRSSLHDIFDDGTGSRLPYIQPSPVTTVYRAETDLAQKPIPIVPQSDKPPEARELNKSEILLGAILRTSERNRLESSPKMVRPRSRASPERVAKTMVHKAEVHEPPRRKNEGINLPQPTLQQLGTRLKATLNLNMNGSKTGPRTRSYSDNIYAIEPDESSNQHLEPLDLSFDHDISPYSNSMANSPPDDDLDFELAEQENVENVESNVSNGGVPSSNEMNYFRKSLDSAASMVFHGRTGLPLTSSPAPLRKGMGKFEYDSTINSPHDIQRAFYSSEKVQIKSLNSSQNGCPTARSGRRNNSQVTRKHPLSVSAPATVTSSNLLGNFEESVLNGRLEPVSTVAGFTAEIGASGSFHPKHKTLPVTVFFYTLCDSNSVSSPYLGHINLGKKGYRVPEKGTIQVTLFNPLGTVVKMFVVMYDLSDMPPNSQTFLRQRTLYMPSDCSAKDYESDSQKWLRYLVHLRFSSSKSGKIYLHTDIRMIIFRKSDLDTASDHAPGKGFELRSFTRGPQNPKFSFRK; encoded by the exons ATGCCAATCTGTCATTTCCGATTGTCTCCAATCTCCATCCTTCACCACCGATGT GCCTTGAGGGCGAGCAAGATGCAGCCCGGCGTGAACTCCAGGAATCGGGCCTTGGCCTCGTTGATCGCCCAGAGGGATGCCACTGACTCGAATGAGCGAAACGACTCAGGCTTGGAGCCTCCGGATGTGTTCTGTGGGATCGGGAGTCTCATTGTTGAAGGTCGCGTTCCACATCGGACCAATGAGCGGGGATTCAAAGAGGGACCCCATGTTCCACCTCTCGGGGGAGGGCTTCGCCAGTCATATCCCCATTTATGCTCAGGCGAGGAATACATG TGCAAGAAAGATGAGAACTTCCGCAAGCACATGCTCCTCTTATGGCAGAACAACGTTCCCGTCTGTATTGAGTTGCTTTTGTGCTCGAATTGTCGGATTGGAAGGCAAAAGGCGACATCAATCGAATACTCGACCATCCCGGAACCCGGTTCCATCCTCTTGGAGCAATGGATCGTGTCGGTGCAATTTGTCAA GTCGAACGAAAGCTATATAACGAGTCGGGGCCTTTTTCAAGCCGTGCGTTCTTATCTTCACTTCTCGCAATTGTCGGCTTGGCTCAGTTCAAGTCGAGGAGAGTTCCCGAAAAATGTCCTGTGTCGAATCACGATTCCGGGCGAAGCCTTTGCAAGCAAATTCTCGGTACCCGCTGAGGAGCACATTTTCCCACCCGCTGCGGCTGGACGTGGGTCTTCCGTCCAAGTGAGAGTCAGGTCCTTGCCCAGGACTGGAGAGATCCCGAGGGTCATTTGTCCTCATGCCTTGACCTCTGGTAGTGGATCATCGGATGAGTCTCCGACTACGCAAGAGGAGGCCAAGCTGCCCATGGCTGGGTCGTTGGCCTGGAAGGATATCAACAATTCGGAGAGTGATCTCAGGCGAGCCatagccaagtccaagcttgcAGAATGTTCGGTTATCCCGGGGGCAGGATTTTTGCCTCGCTCGGATTCCATGGACTCCATGTTGGGTGAAAGCTTGCTGGATCCGCCGCAGTCATTTCAGAAATTTCCTCCTAGGAAATATCAGTCTCCTTCCCGATGCGGCTCGCCAAGTCTGGAGACTCCGGAGCACCTCTTGTTTGGGAACAAACGCGATGCTCGGAGACGGCCTAGCTTTCAAAATGACTTGCCCGATCCTCATAGTTATCATCCTCAAGGTCAGCCCGAGCGCTGTGCCCGGCAAGATCATCTTCGACGCCGGGATATGAACCTGTACCTTAGTCTTCACCCACGTGTGCTTCATCCCGGGACCACGGGCGATAGTCCTCGATTGTCATTGCTGCCGCGAGGAGTGGATCCAAGGGCCAAAGGACCGACACTGCCCGCACCGGAAAGTGAGCCTTTCAGGGCATTCTCCAATCTCTTACCGAGGGCCTCGAATCCGGTGGTAAATGATCGGATGCCCATTCGTTGCAATATCCAAGGGAAACACGTTTGCTCAGCCGAGGATGACGATCATGATGGTTCGGGAATCAATTTGGCCCAATGCTCAAATGCGGTATGGACCCATGAGTATGTACTAAGCAAGGATCATCTACAACTTGACAGGGAGATCGAACCAGAGAATCCTACTCCAAG TGCTTTGACCAAATCGCCGTTCGGGAGTCGAAAATCGTCCTTGAAAGACGAAGATTCCGAGCAGCTGGCcaagatcttgaagaagaggTCCTCGTTGCACGACATCTTTGACGACGGAACAGGGTCTCGTCTACCTTACATTCAACCTAGTCCGGTGACCACCGTGTACAGAGCTGAAACGGACCTCGCTCAGAAGCCGATTCCAATCGTCCCTCAGAGCGACAAACCTCCAGAGGCTCGGGAGTTGAACAAGTCCGAGATCCTCCTTGGTGCTATTCTTCGGACAAGTGAGCGGAACCGCTTGGAATCCTCTCCGAAGATGGTTCGACCCAGGTCCAGGGCCAGTCCTGAACGTGTTGCCAAGACCATGGTTCACAAGGCCGAGGTTCACGAGCCTCCTCGACGTAAGAATGAAGGGATTAACTTGCCTCAACCCACGTTGCAGCAATTGGGAACAAGATTGAAGGCCACTCTGAACCTCAATATGAATGGGTCCAAAACGGGACCAAGGACGAGGAGCTACTCGGACAACATCTACGCCATAGAGCCTGATGAGAGTTCCAATCAGCATTTGGAACCATTGGATCTCTCCTTTGACCACGATATCTCGCCATATTCGAACTCAATGGCCAATAGTCCACCGGACGACGATCTGGATTTTGAACTGGCTGAACAGGAGAACGTCGAAAACGTGGAAAGTAATGTCAGCAACGGAGGCGTGCCCAGCTCCAATGAGATGAATTACTTCCGAAAATCGCTGGATTCGGCAGCGTCCATGGTATTTCACGGCCGAACGGGCCTCCCTCTGACCTCATCCCCAGCACCGCTGCGAAAAGGCATGGGCAAATTCGAGTACGACTCCACCATCAACTCTCCTCACGACATCCAAAGGGCATTCTACTCCTCCGAGAAAGTACAAATCAAATCCTTGAACTCCTCGCAAAATGGCTGTCCCACTGCCAGAAGCGGACGTCGGAACAACTCTCAGGTCACTCGGAAGCATCCTTTGTCAGTCTCAGCTCCAGCCACTGTCACCTCATCCAACCtcttgggcaattttgaaGAGTCCGTTCTCAACGGACGTCTCGAGCCCGTATCCACCGTTGCTGGGTTCACGGCCGAGATCGGCGCTTCCGGAAGTTTCCACCCTAAACACAAAACCCTTCCCGTGACGGTATTCTTCTACACGCTGTGCGATAGCAATTCCGTCTCGTCTCCTTATTTAG GTCATATCAATCTGGGCAAGAAGGGCTACCGCGTTCCAGAGAAAGGCACCATCCAGGTGACCCTGTTTAATCCTCTTGGAACGGTGGTGAAGATGTTCGTTGTAATGTACGATCTGTCGGATATGCCTCCAAACTCGCAGACGTTTCTACGACAGCGCACCTTGTACATGCCTTCGGATTGCTCGGCCAAGGATTACGAGTCGGATTCGCAAAAGTGGTTACGCTATCTCGTTCATCTACG GTTCTCGAGTTCAAAGTCCGGCAAGATTTACCTTCACACGGATATTCGTATGATCATCTTCCGGAAGTCCGACTTGGACACCGCCTCAGATCACGCCCCTGGGAAAGGGTTCGAGTTGAGGTCCTTCACCCGCGGACCTCAAAACCCCAAGTTTTCATTTCGCAAATGA
- the LOC131877327 gene encoding atos homolog protein A-like isoform X1: protein MLLFLRGSKPVSRRTIRMFVPDCHIPILGTCSHASPIPNALRASKMQPGVNSRNRALASLIAQRDATDSNERNDSGLEPPDVFCGIGSLIVEGRVPHRTNERGFKEGPHVPPLGGGLRQSYPHLCSGEEYMCKKDENFRKHMLLLWQNNVPVCIELLLCSNCRIGRQKATSIEYSTIPEPGSILLEQWIVSVQFVKSNESYITSRGLFQAVRSYLHFSQLSAWLSSSRGEFPKNVLCRITIPGEAFASKFSVPAEEHIFPPAAAGRGSSVQVRVRSLPRTGEIPRVICPHALTSGSGSSDESPTTQEEAKLPMAGSLAWKDINNSESDLRRAIAKSKLAECSVIPGAGFLPRSDSMDSMLGESLLDPPQSFQKFPPRKYQSPSRCGSPSLETPEHLLFGNKRDARRRPSFQNDLPDPHSYHPQGQPERCARQDHLRRRDMNLYLSLHPRVLHPGTTGDSPRLSLLPRGVDPRAKGPTLPAPESEPFRAFSNLLPRASNPVVNDRMPIRCNIQGKHVCSAEDDDHDGSGINLAQCSNAVWTHEYVLSKDHLQLDREIEPENPTPSALTKSPFGSRKSSLKDEDSEQLAKILKKRSSLHDIFDDGTGSRLPYIQPSPVTTVYRAETDLAQKPIPIVPQSDKPPEARELNKSEILLGAILRTSERNRLESSPKMVRPRSRASPERVAKTMVHKAEVHEPPRRKNEGINLPQPTLQQLGTRLKATLNLNMNGSKTGPRTRSYSDNIYAIEPDESSNQHLEPLDLSFDHDISPYSNSMANSPPDDDLDFELAEQENVENVESNVSNGGVPSSNEMNYFRKSLDSAASMVFHGRTGLPLTSSPAPLRKGMGKFEYDSTINSPHDIQRAFYSSEKVQIKSLNSSQNGCPTARSGRRNNSQVTRKHPLSVSAPATVTSSNLLGNFEESVLNGRLEPVSTVAGFTAEIGASGSFHPKHKTLPVTVFFYTLCDSNSVSSPYLGHINLGKKGYRVPEKGTIQVTLFNPLGTVVKMFVVMYDLSDMPPNSQTFLRQRTLYMPSDCSAKDYESDSQKWLRYLVHLRFSSSKSGKIYLHTDIRMIIFRKSDLDTASDHAPGKGFELRSFTRGPQNPKFSFRK from the exons atgcttctttttttgcgggGATCGAAGCCCGTCAGTAGGCGGACGATCCGTATGTTTGTTCCTGATTGCCACATACCAATCTTAGGCACGTGCTCTCATGCCTCACCGATTCCAAAT GCCTTGAGGGCGAGCAAGATGCAGCCCGGCGTGAACTCCAGGAATCGGGCCTTGGCCTCGTTGATCGCCCAGAGGGATGCCACTGACTCGAATGAGCGAAACGACTCAGGCTTGGAGCCTCCGGATGTGTTCTGTGGGATCGGGAGTCTCATTGTTGAAGGTCGCGTTCCACATCGGACCAATGAGCGGGGATTCAAAGAGGGACCCCATGTTCCACCTCTCGGGGGAGGGCTTCGCCAGTCATATCCCCATTTATGCTCAGGCGAGGAATACATG TGCAAGAAAGATGAGAACTTCCGCAAGCACATGCTCCTCTTATGGCAGAACAACGTTCCCGTCTGTATTGAGTTGCTTTTGTGCTCGAATTGTCGGATTGGAAGGCAAAAGGCGACATCAATCGAATACTCGACCATCCCGGAACCCGGTTCCATCCTCTTGGAGCAATGGATCGTGTCGGTGCAATTTGTCAA GTCGAACGAAAGCTATATAACGAGTCGGGGCCTTTTTCAAGCCGTGCGTTCTTATCTTCACTTCTCGCAATTGTCGGCTTGGCTCAGTTCAAGTCGAGGAGAGTTCCCGAAAAATGTCCTGTGTCGAATCACGATTCCGGGCGAAGCCTTTGCAAGCAAATTCTCGGTACCCGCTGAGGAGCACATTTTCCCACCCGCTGCGGCTGGACGTGGGTCTTCCGTCCAAGTGAGAGTCAGGTCCTTGCCCAGGACTGGAGAGATCCCGAGGGTCATTTGTCCTCATGCCTTGACCTCTGGTAGTGGATCATCGGATGAGTCTCCGACTACGCAAGAGGAGGCCAAGCTGCCCATGGCTGGGTCGTTGGCCTGGAAGGATATCAACAATTCGGAGAGTGATCTCAGGCGAGCCatagccaagtccaagcttgcAGAATGTTCGGTTATCCCGGGGGCAGGATTTTTGCCTCGCTCGGATTCCATGGACTCCATGTTGGGTGAAAGCTTGCTGGATCCGCCGCAGTCATTTCAGAAATTTCCTCCTAGGAAATATCAGTCTCCTTCCCGATGCGGCTCGCCAAGTCTGGAGACTCCGGAGCACCTCTTGTTTGGGAACAAACGCGATGCTCGGAGACGGCCTAGCTTTCAAAATGACTTGCCCGATCCTCATAGTTATCATCCTCAAGGTCAGCCCGAGCGCTGTGCCCGGCAAGATCATCTTCGACGCCGGGATATGAACCTGTACCTTAGTCTTCACCCACGTGTGCTTCATCCCGGGACCACGGGCGATAGTCCTCGATTGTCATTGCTGCCGCGAGGAGTGGATCCAAGGGCCAAAGGACCGACACTGCCCGCACCGGAAAGTGAGCCTTTCAGGGCATTCTCCAATCTCTTACCGAGGGCCTCGAATCCGGTGGTAAATGATCGGATGCCCATTCGTTGCAATATCCAAGGGAAACACGTTTGCTCAGCCGAGGATGACGATCATGATGGTTCGGGAATCAATTTGGCCCAATGCTCAAATGCGGTATGGACCCATGAGTATGTACTAAGCAAGGATCATCTACAACTTGACAGGGAGATCGAACCAGAGAATCCTACTCCAAG TGCTTTGACCAAATCGCCGTTCGGGAGTCGAAAATCGTCCTTGAAAGACGAAGATTCCGAGCAGCTGGCcaagatcttgaagaagaggTCCTCGTTGCACGACATCTTTGACGACGGAACAGGGTCTCGTCTACCTTACATTCAACCTAGTCCGGTGACCACCGTGTACAGAGCTGAAACGGACCTCGCTCAGAAGCCGATTCCAATCGTCCCTCAGAGCGACAAACCTCCAGAGGCTCGGGAGTTGAACAAGTCCGAGATCCTCCTTGGTGCTATTCTTCGGACAAGTGAGCGGAACCGCTTGGAATCCTCTCCGAAGATGGTTCGACCCAGGTCCAGGGCCAGTCCTGAACGTGTTGCCAAGACCATGGTTCACAAGGCCGAGGTTCACGAGCCTCCTCGACGTAAGAATGAAGGGATTAACTTGCCTCAACCCACGTTGCAGCAATTGGGAACAAGATTGAAGGCCACTCTGAACCTCAATATGAATGGGTCCAAAACGGGACCAAGGACGAGGAGCTACTCGGACAACATCTACGCCATAGAGCCTGATGAGAGTTCCAATCAGCATTTGGAACCATTGGATCTCTCCTTTGACCACGATATCTCGCCATATTCGAACTCAATGGCCAATAGTCCACCGGACGACGATCTGGATTTTGAACTGGCTGAACAGGAGAACGTCGAAAACGTGGAAAGTAATGTCAGCAACGGAGGCGTGCCCAGCTCCAATGAGATGAATTACTTCCGAAAATCGCTGGATTCGGCAGCGTCCATGGTATTTCACGGCCGAACGGGCCTCCCTCTGACCTCATCCCCAGCACCGCTGCGAAAAGGCATGGGCAAATTCGAGTACGACTCCACCATCAACTCTCCTCACGACATCCAAAGGGCATTCTACTCCTCCGAGAAAGTACAAATCAAATCCTTGAACTCCTCGCAAAATGGCTGTCCCACTGCCAGAAGCGGACGTCGGAACAACTCTCAGGTCACTCGGAAGCATCCTTTGTCAGTCTCAGCTCCAGCCACTGTCACCTCATCCAACCtcttgggcaattttgaaGAGTCCGTTCTCAACGGACGTCTCGAGCCCGTATCCACCGTTGCTGGGTTCACGGCCGAGATCGGCGCTTCCGGAAGTTTCCACCCTAAACACAAAACCCTTCCCGTGACGGTATTCTTCTACACGCTGTGCGATAGCAATTCCGTCTCGTCTCCTTATTTAG GTCATATCAATCTGGGCAAGAAGGGCTACCGCGTTCCAGAGAAAGGCACCATCCAGGTGACCCTGTTTAATCCTCTTGGAACGGTGGTGAAGATGTTCGTTGTAATGTACGATCTGTCGGATATGCCTCCAAACTCGCAGACGTTTCTACGACAGCGCACCTTGTACATGCCTTCGGATTGCTCGGCCAAGGATTACGAGTCGGATTCGCAAAAGTGGTTACGCTATCTCGTTCATCTACG GTTCTCGAGTTCAAAGTCCGGCAAGATTTACCTTCACACGGATATTCGTATGATCATCTTCCGGAAGTCCGACTTGGACACCGCCTCAGATCACGCCCCTGGGAAAGGGTTCGAGTTGAGGTCCTTCACCCGCGGACCTCAAAACCCCAAGTTTTCATTTCGCAAATGA